The DNA region TCATGCTAAAGCTTTCAGAGGTAGCACACACTCTGTAGTTTAGTCTGCCTATTACAgtcatgtccaaactattccataaagggccatgtgcctgcaggtttttgttccatccaatcaagagcacacaatttgaccaatcagctgtccaAAGACTGATTAAATGAGACAAGCCTGGTGTGCTTCTCTTTGGTTGAAGTGAAAACCCGCAGCCACatgaccctttatggaatagtttggacacctctgaaCTACTATCAATACAATGATGAATCTATCAGTGAAAGAACTGAAGCAGAGCTGAAACTAGTGATTATTTTCAAGATCAATAATACTGTGGATAACTTTCTTGACTAATCGATTCGTTTTtttcagaaaatggtgaaaaatatcGACCACTGATGCAACCTTAAATGTCTTGTATTGTTCTCCTACCAACAACAGTCACAACCAAATGATATTCATTATCATAATCAATGAAGACTAAAGTgtccagaaaatattcacatttgagaagctggaattagAGAGTTTGgacttcttttttaaaaatgacttgaaacaAATAGTAATAGTTGGAAACTCATCAagtaatcattgcagctctataaACATGACCAAAGAATAGAACAGTTTGTAAAATGACAGTAAAGTCATTAGTCCTTAAAACAGCCAATGTTTCCTCACCAAAACGTTACAATGCAATACTGAAAATGTTAAAGCCTTTCAGAAAAAATTAACACATAGACTCCAAAACACAAATTTAAATAGCCAAGATGAATGAATCCCAGTTTAATCtttgaaggaatgaaggaatgacaACAACTACATAGGTGTCCCTGTTTTTCGTACAGTGATGTAAGGAATAAATCTGAGTTGGTAGGAAAAAAAGTTGATTCTTCCACTTATAATAAAATAGTGACATGTTGCAAAATCAAAATCTGAGTTAGTGGGTCTTTTCCTCCAGCAGAATGTACAGTAGGTTACTTCAGGTTAATCAGTAAAATGTTCCTCTCTCACCTCATATTGATGCTTGCTTACTTTGCGTAATGTTCTGTTAACCTTGCAACACTTGCAAAGTGTGTATAGTTTTGCCAATACGAATTATAGTTACAACTAGGGCTGGCAATGGAATATTTCAATCTATCATCTGACAATATAATTATATGCTATTCTGTTTACAATTCTAATTAAAAATACCAAACCATAATTAATCATTGAAGTGAGTCATCAACAAAGATGCCAATGATTTACTGGTTGGTTCTTGGCAGATCTTCTGTTTTCACATAGTTGTTAATTAAACAAGCAAATGGACCAAACATGAAAGCTGATCAATATACTGTGGTCCCCTCGGTCCTACATTCATACTAAAGCGTGACCTTTATGAATTGATGAGCCACTAATTTGTGTCATTTAGACAAAAGTGTTCCACAACACAGCACATGATTCATTCTACATGCTACGCCAGAGGCTGCTCCTGTCAGTGGGTCAATACTGAGGCCAAAGTATTATAGAGGTCAGATGACATACAAACTTGAGATATCTGTCAATATAACATCGACTTTATGACCGTGGATTTCAAGTAAAATCTTGCTAATATATCTTCCCACGAGAATGCTTTGGCAGCAGCCCAGAGGGCAGTTTTACTCTCTACCTGTGAAGAACGTATGAGCTCTGAATACAGAGTGGCTGCACGGCCATTAAAAGCACTGAGGAACAACCACTGCTATTAATCATCCCCACTGATTCTCTAGCAGGCAGCAATTTGTTCATTCACTAATTCAGACATgaaatggagggaaaaagagGGGAGAGCTAGGGTAATGTGACGAAGTACGGGCAGGATCAGCGTTTCACAACTCCCATATAGGTGACCAGGAGTTGGCACGAAGCTTGTACGGCGCTGGCATGCTAAAATATTAACGTGGAGGGCCTGTGAATATTCATGCGAGGTCGTCCCCATCATCAGATCGTGGAGGACAAAGCAGCGTCCCCGGAGTGTAATCCGATTCTACATGTTCTTGCTTCATTTCCAAGGACGGGGGGCTCCAGGCAGAGCGAGTGGCTGCTTGGTTGGAGGTGAAGTTGGGGCTGCAACATGTTTCTGGCAACAGGAGGCGAGTAGTGGCAGTGGACTGCTGGGTCATGACAAGTGAATGTGACCTCCAGtcattactctgtgtgtgtgtgtgtgtgtgtgtgtgtgtgtgcgtgtgtgtgtgtgtccaatgAAAAGGCTCAGGTTGTTGCCGTTCAGGCTTCCACCCATCTGTTTGTAACTGTTTCCTCATGGGCCCCATCACCTAATAATTGTATTGATATATTTAAAACATCTGCAACAGCTACTGTGTAAAACAACAGGGATTttttctgcagtgaaagacaacataatacacacacacacaggcaaggGGGAGGGTAGCTTTCTGAGGCTaccagagcacacacacaagtacaatCAGTGTATATGCGTGTCTGTTTTCAAAAGGTAACCAAGCAACCAGTCCTTCCAGGGCGTTTGTTTCTACACTTATCAGGTAACAGCACTTTGCGCCTGCGCAGTTTCTGCTGGCTCCTGTTTGTCCCAGGTCAGTGGCTTCACTTTTGACCCGAGCATCCAGGGGTGGAGGGGAGGTGGACAGAGCAGCAGTACTGTAGCACAGAAATCAAGAGGTGTCACCAACAGCATGACTGATATAAGTGTAGTGTTTCCCATGAAAGCTGTTAGATAATAGATTTAGGAAACTGACTTGTTGGAATGGAGCTGGCTACAGCAGTGAGAATATACCCATATGTTTTAACTGGGGTCAACTTTTTTATATTCAAAAGAACTTGAAAATAATGTAAGCCGAACTACtgttgtgtacgtgtgtgtgtgacattgaCTGATATCACAATGACATATCAAAAAGAACTTCACCACAAGCAACAGAAAAGAGAGACctgttaaaaatacattctcCCTGATGTACAACTATGCTTTGTGCAATAAGAAATGAAAGTATTGATTATTTTAAGCTTTAAACATCTCCTGTAACTGGGTACTCACAATCAGTTCCCCAACAGATTTTAGGAACATTGCCACTAAATGAATACACCACCTCCTGATTGCATCTCATATGATTTCATGCTAACTTCATAACGCCATCTCCCATCTGATAACGCCAGCTTAACACTTAACAAAATGAGGATAATAACCACATTCTGTATTGAAAAAATTTGTCGATGAAAAACTTTTACACATTCCAAATTCCTTTACATTGGCTGTAATTTCAAGGACTTTAAACCTCTGTGGCACATTTCAAGCGGTGCCTCTTTGACAAATAGCACAAAGAAAACAGAGCAGAAAAACTCCACTTGTTATTTTTCCATTAAAGAGACGTTACATTATTGTGTATCTCTAAGCCATGTCAAAAGAATGTTATGAGTCTGGCAGATACTGTTCTTGTCTGCTGAAGTGGAACAGCGCCCAAATGACGAGGCCATGTTGCCATTAACATGGTAATGAGCCCAAAGTAGTGTACACAACAATGTAAATcatgagacaaaaaaagagacagctGAAAAACATGCCATCTAACCCTTATGGTACACTAGGTGCCCcagctttcacacacacacacacacacacacagaaaaaaagatgagcTGGAAGATCCTAAACAAAGCGCTTCTTTATTACACGAGATCTCTCACTAATAAGCGGAGTGGAATGTCATCGCTCCCGACTGTGGCTCTGTGGCTTCACATCAAAATCTCACAAAAATATTTCGATAACTGCCACGGCATGTGAGAGATTTCACTGACTGAAACCAAGTGACAATCCTGTAGCACATTATTGTTTAGAGCTGGAGGAGGGACCTGTCAGTTTCAGAGTAAATTCCAGGGcactacacagacacacccatTCACACGAAATTAAAGCTTAGTTAGTACTTATCATcaacattattatcatttgttttatcaataaattactaaaGCCAAGCAGTGTTTCTGCATTTATTGCCCTTGATGTCgcaacaaaaacacagttatgaaaaccaaaataacaacttgatttttttcaattaagGCATATTAACTGTGTTGTTTGCTGAATGATTCTTCGACTTAAAAAGCCAAACTTAAAGTAAATTGGGGGTTACCAAACTAGGAGGAAGTTCCCCGCCAAATTGTTTAATTTCACCTTTAAGTCATTGACTCTACGTGAGCAAAGCAGTGCAGGTTTTAAATTAACTACTGTGATCACAGCTTTCACAGCCCACACTGCTATCTACCAGTATCagcaaacaacagaaaaccCTCTTAGCTGAGGGTCACTAGGTCTAAACTTTCGTTACAGGAGGGTCCACATAAGTAAATACATGGTTTGATTGATCTGATAGAATGGGATTTCAGACTTGGCAGAAGGAGGGGGGATTTGAGGGGTGGTCAGCACTGTTGGCAGATGGCAGACAGAAAAGGCAGCACTTTGAAGTCCTGTAGTTCCAGGTTCAAAAGCGGATCAAGCTATTGTTTTACCCACCAGACggtaaataaaaaagacatcacACAGATATAACCAGATGTAAGGCATCGCATTTCTGTCGGCACTTTAAACACAATGATGTACATTTTAATTCCCATTCCTCCTGGGTATAGAAATTAACCTCAAGGCAGGCAATTGATGTGGTAACTTACACATGATGTAAACCAAACCACCGTCActttactggtgttactggggGAAAGGTGTATATTAATGCAGAAAATAGCGTTGGCAAACTTTTATTTATGAACGGCTCacctttattttctgtcatatttgcgtttttctttatttttctggcGTTTGTGGTAGCAGACATGCCACATTGGATAATAGTAACCGTTTTACCAACAACTTCCCTCATGAAATGTAATTGAAGCTAAAAGGTGTTATCTTATTTTCCAGTCGGTTTCGCCGGATATGCTAGCTAACTAAACTGACCTTGGACCGGAGTTATTCCCTGTTGGGAAATGTCTTAAAAAGTGTGTTCTGGTTAACCACAAAGTAAGTTTTATGTTGACCACATTAAACTGGGCTAATAAAAACGTGAACTAAAGTTGTAAGCGCTTCTAATTTGTCGAAAAAGAGCAAGTTTCGGTGTGGACGCCGCTAGGTAACGTTATTGTACGTAGCTGACCTCGACTCGCTGCCGTTTTAGTAAGAAATCATTCAAAAATCAAAGTAGCTCCGCGGCTGCTTGTGTTAGAAAACTCACCTGCAAAGAGGCTCAACAGTACACAACAGAACCGGCCTGTCGAAAGCTCCATTCCTGTTCCAGCTAGTCCACCACTTCTTCTATGAAACTTGGTCGAAGAACTTGTGCTGAATTGAAGTGAAAAGCAGCGGCAGCCCAGCTAGACCGAAGCATCCAAGCTCCAAGCTCCAAACTCcactccccctccttctcctcctccctgcaggtGCACAGCAGAGCGCGCCGCAGGGCGTCACGTGACAGACGCTTTTACCTTAAAAGGCGTCCAGTGGCGCCATCTGCTGGCGTTACAGCGTATTTGGTGACCCATCTGATTCTGTGGTTTTGGAAGAAATACTCAGagcaaagaaggaggaggaggaaaaagaagaaaaaagaacaacgacaagaacaacaacaacaataataatgataataaatgtatttagtatagcacctttcacagaAATACaattcacaaagtgcttcacagaatacaaaagacaacataaaaacatgcaaacattaaaaaacaaaggcaataaaaacatgtaatgagacagaagaaagaaaagcaactaaattaaaaaaaacataaaaccataaaaatataaaagcaacaaccCAGGCAAACAGAGGACATACAAGAGAAACAAGCACTAAAATACtgaatactccattacaagtacaaatccttcatttaaaatcctacttgaagtactaaagtaaaagtatttttacttcagtaaaggTAGTAATAAAAGTATTGTTGCCAAAGTATTGTTATGAATCTGTcaattaaagggtcagttcatcAAAATTCCAAAAATAATCACTTTTCCTCTAATACCTGCTTGTATCCTACCATGAGGAAAGTTTTGGTTTTCTGCCACCAAAACAACACAATGGATGTGACTGAGATGTAATCTGTGGTgttcaataaatgtaaatactgtttgaaaaatgtttcGGGTGAACTCACTCCACAAAAGgtatgtttaaacatttaaagtagtgctatagatttttatttaaaactgaCAGGTTTataatttttcaagtctgtcttaaaacaacagtcaggtagCCAAAGTACATGTTTatattagaagatcccttcataatgcaacTAATATGTAAGAGATGGTGGCCAAAATCTACAGTCCTCCTGtgcaaatatgtatttaaaaccTTATCTTAAAGGGTAATATGACTCTTCAGTTGTCCACAttaatcaagtagatatctttcaacattacaatatttttagtgtcaaagtccatctttttgttactatactttaACCACAGGTTAACACTGTggaaatttgatgctaaacagaAATATATGGCAGACACCCCTTTGATATGACTGAGATTGCTAATGACtcataagcttcacatctacttctttaaatgcatttttgtgcTAAACGATGCAGGACACAGGACTTTTTAATATGATAGCACATCTACCGTTTATATttcaatgatgaaaatgaaaaataaatattccaGCAGCCTATAAGTAACAAGAGACAGTATACCTCAAATGATAGTTTaggaaacacaacaaataatTCTTAGAATGATGCTTGGAAACTGTTTAATAAAAATTCATAAATTTAACCCTATACATCTGACAATTCTACactattaataaataaaaatgttttatcacaAAGGACAGTAAGTGGTATACATGAACATTTTCCATTGTAAAAATACAGTACTTAGTTCAAAACTACATGTGTAGTATTCCAATTTAAATATCTAAATTTAATACAAGTGATTTATTCAAACTATAACAAATGGTCTAAAGTGCAAAAAAGTGTTTGTCAAAAACAATCGATATTTaaactataaaaatgtttaaaaaaaacattggtcGGTTATCTTAAAGTTAAGTTTAATGTCCAGTGTGAACAGTAAGCACCATGATTTCTAACTATAACAATGTGCCAGATTTTGGTTTGTGGTCCAGTATCCAGGTCCCCCTCTATAGCTAGGAGGGAACCACTGATTATGCCTTAAAGGGTGGGGGGGTCTGCTGCGAGGCCTGAAGCCGTAGTGAGGTTGTGGGACCATGTGAGGATGTTTCACTGGTACCATCCTATTGGGATTCCATGTGGGAGCAGCTGGATTCATcgcctaaaaataaaaaatatatatatttatgaaaaGCAGCTATCAATTCCGTCACAAAATAATCCTACTCCTAGACTCCGTTGCTTGGTTCCCAAttactaaaaaaacatcaaaagttAAAAGAATCTCAACAGGATCATGAAACTGATGCAAACAATATCACAACTGAACAGACAGAACTAAGCACAGCCAAAAAGGTTAATCTAAATCTGGTTACTTTCAAGTAGGGTTTAGTACCGGGAAACGGGATTCCTGGGAAATCCAATCAAAACCATTTTCCAATTTtaatgacaggaaacaggaaaacatattatttaatataacaGGAGCATTGGTGAAATATATTCAGGAAAACAtagtttactctcataaaacatgGAGCGCAGGTGTGTCCACATGCTGTGTGCTGGTAAAACACACCACAGCCTATCAATTCACACAATGTAGGAGCAGCTGTAGAATAGACGTAGTTTAACTGAATGGCTTAGACATTGCAAAATTACTTACTTTAATGAATTgtgttagtttatataataaagattcgtaaaatatcacttttatgagggtcacagtcacagacaataaacttggCATTTCATAATTCTGGGAGTAgcagtgcagcagatgtaacAAAGTTCACGCAGCACACTGGATGCAAGCTAAGCTTAAGcctatttattataatatagaCAGACATAAATTGTGTTCTTTTGGCTTAatcatgataaataaaatacacaaaagagctcagattgggaacccatatacaTAATGTCTCcttgttgcatttagtgttgcttgaaatgaccagggcttaGCTAATGGaatgccttaaaaaaaaaaagaaggttatTTTCCAGGAAAACTGGCTTCTTCTCCTGGAATTAAATACAAATTTTAAATACTTTGTCAAAGCAGTTATAAAATATATCATGCAATACCTTGTAAGCACAGTGGCTGTTGGGGATAGTAAGCGGGGAAGAGCGTGTGCTCTCCTCATCGGATGAAGAACCGGAATGATAATCTGACGTCACCCTCTCCAAAGCACTGGTCACCTTCTTTGCCACATCTTTgtcttcttcatcatcactaGAGAAACTGGCCACTGAGAAGAAAGGATTTTGCTCTCCATACCTAAAGGAAGGGAAAACGCATGAATAATTCATGTCTTTTTAGGATGACAAAGTGTTCCAACTCTTGTTGAATCACCAACGTGTCCAAAGTTTGTTTCAGGTATACATACAAGTCTCACCTGCAACACACCTCCCCAGGGTCCACCCACAATGTAAGTTCACGGGGAAGTCCCAGGTCACGGTACTGAACCCCACTCTCCTGGCAGGCCCGAAAGACCTCTGGATCCTGCCTGTGAAACCTGTTCACTCGAATGCACCTGCACAACACACAAAAGTGACACCACTTTAAACAGTCCTAAAACAGTAATTGGAAATGTAGTCATGATCAAAATTAAAGTTACATTAAAAGTTTCCCTTAATATCAGAGAATCCCTAGAAATAGTTGTTagcagaaaaagaaggaaaaaacaacaacaacaacagcagcagcagcagcagcacctgtaTGCCTGTCCTTTGCTGGGGTTGTCAGGG from Scomber japonicus isolate fScoJap1 chromosome 13, fScoJap1.pri, whole genome shotgun sequence includes:
- the btg3 gene encoding protein BTG3 encodes the protein MRREIAAVIFFLKRLVNKAGKLDPHKIELFVERLSVALQEKFKGHWYPDNPSKGQAYRCIRVNRFHRQDPEVFRACQESGVQYRDLGLPRELTLWVDPGEVCCRYGEQNPFFSVASFSSDDEEDKDVAKKVTSALERVTSDYHSGSSSDEESTRSSPLTIPNSHCAYKAMNPAAPTWNPNRMVPVKHPHMVPQPHYGFRPRSRPPHPLRHNQWFPPSYRGGPGYWTTNQNLAHCYS